The Amycolatopsis nigrescens CSC17Ta-90 genomic interval GCCGGTGCCGCCGTAGTTGTAGCGGTACTGCCCGCCGCCCATGAACAGCGGCAGGAACATGAACCCGCCGCTGACGTGCCCGCCGTGGCTGGTGACGTAGGCCTCGTCGCAGTAGTCGTCGTTCTGCACGACGATGTCGTTGCCGTCGGTACAGGAGGCCTGCACGTTCTCCGGCTGCGCGACGGTGTAGTAGGTCGCGACCAACCCGACCAGGCCGACGGTGACCCCGCTGCCGATCAGGATCTTGCGCTTGGTGGCCGACTTGCGGTCCGCCGCCGCCTGCGCGATCTCGCGTTCTTCCTCTTCCTGCAGCGCTTTGCGCCGGGCGCGCTGTTCGGCGACGCTGGGCTCGCGCCGGGTCGCCGACTCGGCGTCCTGAAACCGCATCGAGCCGCGCTGGGGCTGCTGCTCCGGGGTCTGGTCGCCCCCGGGCGTGTTGTCTTCCGTCATCGACCGCTCCATAACCGCTGGCCACCACGAACACGAGCTACTGTGCCTACTGTGCCCTGTGCATCCAGACTAGCCACCCACCGGCGGCCAGGTGCGGCCGACGCAGGCATCATGGAATAGATGTCCGACGAGCCAGGGCGGTTCCGCACCGCCAAGCACACGCTGCGTACCCGGCTGGTGATGGCCGGTGTTTTCGTGGGCGCGTTGCTGGCTCTCGGGCTGAGCGTCACCTTCTCCTGGAGCAATGACGTCAAGGGCGGCGGAGGCGGCGGCAAGGCCGAGATGTCGAAGGCCGCGAAGGAGGCCTTCCACTCGCCCACCGGCAGCTGCCTGACCTGGGCCCAGCCGGACGCCGGCGACATCCACAAGGTGTCCTGCGCCGAGCCGCACCTGTCCGAGGTGACCGGGGTGGTGGACATCGCGGACCGGTATCCGCCGGGTGCGCCCTCGCCGGATCTCCAGCTCTGGCGGGAGATCGCCAACGAACGCTGCACCGACGGCACCGAGGCCTACCTCGGCAAACCGCTGGACCCCGAGGGCAAGCTCACCATCAGCGCGCTCCGCCCCGGCGACGACGAATGGGCCGCCGGCGACCGCCAGCTGCGCTGCGTGCTGCAGTGGGCCGGGCCCGGCGGGAAGCTGCAGACGCTGACCGGGCCGGCCGCGGAACAGCCGCAGTCGAACGTCTGGCCCACCGGGAGCTGCCTGGCGCTGACCGGCAAGGTGCCGGGCGACCCGATCGACTGCGCCCAGCCGCACGCCTACGAGATGGTCGCCGAACTGGATCTGAAGGAGAAGTTCTCCGACTATCCGGACGAGGACGAGCAGAAGGCGTACCTGGACACCGAGTGCAACAAGGCACTTGAGGAATACACCGGCGGCACCGACCTCGCCGCGCAGAAGGTGATCCTGGCCTGGGATCTGCGCTCGCAGGAGAGCTGGGACGCCGGTTCGACCACGGTGAACTGCAAGGTCGGCGCGAAACTGGAGGACGGCAGCGGGCTCGCCCCGGTGACCGGCAGCGTGAAGAAGGCGCCGGACCCGACATCCGCCCCGATGGAGTCGGGCACCGACCAGTCGTCTCCAGCACCGTCCAGCAGTTCGAGCGGCGGATAGCGGATGCCGGTTGAGATGACGTCGACCCGGTTCGACGAGCTGGTCTCCGACGCGCTCGACCAGCTGCCGCCGGAGTTCGCCGAGGCGATGGACAACGTGGTCGTGCTGGTCGAGCCGTACAACGAGGAGGCGCCGGACATCCTGGGCCTCTACCACGGCATTGCGCTGACCGAGCGCACCTCGGACTACGGCGGGGTGCTGCCGGACCGGATCTCCATCTACCGCGAGCCGCTGCTTCAGATGTGCGAGGACGAGGAGCACGTGGTGGAGGAGGTGCTGGTGACCGTGGTGCACGAGGTCGCGCACCATTTCGGCATCGACGACGACCGGCTGCACGAACTCGGCTGGGGCTGAGCGTCAGCATTTCTGCTTGATCAGCAGTCAGTCACGTAACAAATACGCTTCGTATCCCGATGGACTTTTGCGGTAACAGTTGGTCATGCGACGATCGCCTTGAGTGGTTCGCCAAGTTCGGTCTGTCCGGGGGCACGGGATGAACCCAGCGAGGAAGTCGGCGCGCGGCGAACGCCGGCTGAACTGGCTGCTCGCCTCCAGCGCGGTGTCCAACCTCGGCGACGGCATCGGCAAGGTCGCCTTCCCGCTGCTGGCCGCCACGCTCACCCGCGACCCGCTGCTGATCGCCGGCCTGTCCGCCGCCCAGTTCGTGCCCTGGCTGCTGTTCGCCCTGCTGACCGGGGCGATGCTGGACCGGGTGGACCGCCGCCGGGCGGTGCTGGTGGCCAACCTGGTGCGGGCGGTGGTGGTCGGCGCCACCGGGTTGCTGGTGCTGACCGGCTCCGCGTCTATCTGGCTGGTGTACCTGGCGGCGCTGCTGATCGGCACCGCGGAGACGGTGGCGGACAGCGCGGCGAACGTGCTGATCCCGTCGGTGGTCGAGCGGAGCAGGCTGGACGCGGCGAACAGCAAGCTCCAGGGGTGCGAGATCGTCGGCCAGACCTTTCTCGGCGGCCCGATCGGCAGTGTCACCTTCGCCGTGTTCGCCGCCATGCCCTTCCTGTTGAACTCGGTCGGGTTCGCCGTCGCGGCCGCGCTGCTGCTGGGCATGGCGGGCAGCTACCGGCCGCGGCGGCCCGCCGGGGAGCCGGTGCGGCTGCGCACCGAACTGGCCGGCGGGCTGCGCTGGCTGCGGCACAACCCGTTGCTGGTCCGGCTGGTGCTGATCGCCGCGCTGGTCAGCCTGACCACCGAGCTGGCCCAGGCCCAGCTGGTGCTGTACGCGTTGGAGGACCTGCGGCTGAGCCCCGCGGCGTTCGGCCTGCTGGCGCTGGCCGGCGGGCTCGGCGGGCTGGCCGGTGCCGCGGTGGCCCCGGCGCTGATCCGGGCGTGCGGCCGCCATCGCGTGCTGGCCGGCGGGGTGCTGGCGGGTGGGCTGGCGTTCACCGCGATGGGGTTGTGCCGGGTGGCGTCGGTGTCCGCCGCGCTGTTCGGGCTGTTCGCGGCCGCGGTGGTGGCGGTGAACGTGGTGCTCGGTTCGGCGAGGCATTCGCTGGTGCCCGGTGAGCTGCTCGGCAGGGTGCTCGGGGTGTGGCGCACCGCGGTCTGGGGCGCGATCCCGGTCGGGGCGCTGCTCGGCGGCCTGCTCACCCGGTGGCTCGGCGGCCCGGCGTCGACCTTCCTGACCTCCGGTCTGCTTCAGCTGGCGCTGGCCGGTTTCGCCTGGTACTCGCTGCGCGGCTTCTCCTTGGAGAGCCCGCCGGTGCCGGCGCGGCGGGAGCCGGCGGCGCAGGCGGCACCGGTGGCGCGGTACTCGGACCGCTCCGGGTAGCGATCGGCAACGATCCGGCCGCAATCCCGAGGCACCGGCAGCCGGGTGGGGTGGAATGGCAGCTTCCACCCAGGCCAGCGGAGGTTCGATGGATCAGGTGCCCGAGCCCGGCCCGTCCCGCCGCCCGCTGGTGCTCGCCGCACTCGCCGGTTTCGTGCTCGGCAGTGGGGTGCTTGGTCTGTTGTGGTCGCTGTCCGGCCCGTCACCGGGGCCGGCGGAGGACGCCAGGGCCGCCTGCGGTGCGCTGACCAGGGCGGGCGGACTGCCTGAACCCGGCGAGGGCAGGGCGGCGTTGCAGCCGGGTGCGCTGCGTCAGATCACCGCCGCGCGGGAGCTGGCCACCGCGGCCGCCGAGCTGAACGCCACCTACGGCGCGCTCGCCGATCACCTGGACGGGGTCAGCCGGATGGTGGTCAGCCTGAACTTCGCCGACGCCGGTGGGCGGCGGCACCTGGCCAAGGCCCAGGAGCTGTGCTCGCGGCTGTGACGGCTCAGTCGCTGCCCTTCTGGATGGTCTTCACGGTCAGCTGGTTGCCCGGGATCTTGTCGCTGCCGCAGCCGTTGCCGGACATCTCGACGTACTTCGACTCGGTCTCCTGCGGCGGGTAGATCCGCAGCCCGCGCACCAGCTGCGGCTGGCAGACGGTCGGGTCGTAGTTGTGCACGTTCACGAAGCCGACGTCCGCGGACGCGGTCTCGCCCTTGCCGAGGCTGATCGGCTCGCCCTTCTGACCTTCGCGGAACGCGGCCGGGCCGACCTGGTGGCCGTCCTCGCCGCCGACGTAGGAGACCCCGGGGAAGCCCTGGATCTCGCACTTCTGGCC includes:
- a CDS encoding MFS transporter, with protein sequence MNPARKSARGERRLNWLLASSAVSNLGDGIGKVAFPLLAATLTRDPLLIAGLSAAQFVPWLLFALLTGAMLDRVDRRRAVLVANLVRAVVVGATGLLVLTGSASIWLVYLAALLIGTAETVADSAANVLIPSVVERSRLDAANSKLQGCEIVGQTFLGGPIGSVTFAVFAAMPFLLNSVGFAVAAALLLGMAGSYRPRRPAGEPVRLRTELAGGLRWLRHNPLLVRLVLIAALVSLTTELAQAQLVLYALEDLRLSPAAFGLLALAGGLGGLAGAAVAPALIRACGRHRVLAGGVLAGGLAFTAMGLCRVASVSAALFGLFAAAVVAVNVVLGSARHSLVPGELLGRVLGVWRTAVWGAIPVGALLGGLLTRWLGGPASTFLTSGLLQLALAGFAWYSLRGFSLESPPVPARREPAAQAAPVARYSDRSG
- a CDS encoding metallopeptidase family protein, with protein sequence MPVEMTSTRFDELVSDALDQLPPEFAEAMDNVVVLVEPYNEEAPDILGLYHGIALTERTSDYGGVLPDRISIYREPLLQMCEDEEHVVEEVLVTVVHEVAHHFGIDDDRLHELGWG
- a CDS encoding DUF4232 domain-containing protein, which codes for MARGRISQVGLAVTGAALAAALTGCGDGGGNAAQPPASTATDTPSASSSSSAPSSTPSSSGTPTSEAPPPAPPQDNGLCKAKDLEVSLGGGDAAAGTVYRSLIFKNVSGQKCEIQGFPGVSYVGGEDGHQVGPAAFREGQKGEPISLGKGETASADVGFVNVHNYDPTVCQPQLVRGLRIYPPQETESKYVEMSGNGCGSDKIPGNQLTVKTIQKGSD
- a CDS encoding septum formation family protein; translation: MSDEPGRFRTAKHTLRTRLVMAGVFVGALLALGLSVTFSWSNDVKGGGGGGKAEMSKAAKEAFHSPTGSCLTWAQPDAGDIHKVSCAEPHLSEVTGVVDIADRYPPGAPSPDLQLWREIANERCTDGTEAYLGKPLDPEGKLTISALRPGDDEWAAGDRQLRCVLQWAGPGGKLQTLTGPAAEQPQSNVWPTGSCLALTGKVPGDPIDCAQPHAYEMVAELDLKEKFSDYPDEDEQKAYLDTECNKALEEYTGGTDLAAQKVILAWDLRSQESWDAGSTTVNCKVGAKLEDGSGLAPVTGSVKKAPDPTSAPMESGTDQSSPAPSSSSSGG